A genomic region of Pseudopipra pipra isolate bDixPip1 chromosome W, bDixPip1.hap1, whole genome shotgun sequence contains the following coding sequences:
- the LOC135405413 gene encoding olfactory receptor 14A16-like has product MPNSNSMPQFLLLAFADRRELQLLHFWLFLAISLAALLSNNLILSAVACDHHLHTPRYFFLLNLSLTDLGCICTTVPKAMHNSLWDTTTISYMGCAAQLFFLAFFISTEFYLLTVMCYDRYVAICKPLHYGTLLGSRACAHMAAAAWVTGFLIALLHTANIFSLPLCQGNALGQFFCEIPHILKLSCSHSGYLREIGLLMFSACLGFGCFIFIVFSYVQIFRAVLRIPSQQGQHKAFSTCLPHLAVVSLFISTGMFTYLKPPYISSPSFDLVVAVLYSVVPPSLNPLIYSLRNQELKDALRKLITGCFSEAINSPSSSCYVLH; this is encoded by the coding sequence ATGCCCAACAGCAactccatgccccagttcctcctcctggcatttgcagacaggcgggagctgcagctcctgcacttctggctcttcctggccatctccctggctgccctcctgtcCAACAACCTCATCCTCAGtgctgtagcctgtgaccaccacctgcacacccccaggtacttcttcctgctcaacctctccctcacagacctgggctgcatctgcaccactgtccccaaagccatgcacaattctctctgggacaccacaaccatctcctacatgggatgtgctgcacagctctttttccttgcctttttcaTTTCAACAGAGTTTTATCTCCTCACtgtcatgtgctacgaccgctacgttgccatctgcaaacccctgcactacgggaccctcctgggcagcagagcttgtgcccacatggcagcagctgcctgggtcACTGGCTTTCTCATTGCTCTGTTGCACACAGCCAATATATTTTCCCTgcctctgtgccagggcaatgccctgggccagttcttctgtgaaatcccacacatcctcaagctctcctgctcacactcaggctacctcagggaaattggacTTCTTATGTTTAGTGCCTGTTTagggtttggttgtttcattttcattgtgttctcctatgtgcagatcttcagggctgtgctgaggatcccctctcagcagggacagcacaaagccttttccacgtgcctccctcacctggctgtggtctccctgtttatCAGCACTGGCATGTTTACTTACCTGAAGCCCCCCTATatctcctccccatcctttGATCTGGTGGtggcagttctgtactcggtggtgcctccatcactgaaccccctcatctacagcctcaggaaccaggagctcaaggatgccctgaggaaactgataactgggtgtttttcagaagcaataaactctccttcttcttcatgttaTGTACTTCATTAA